One segment of Podospora pseudopauciseta strain CBS 411.78 chromosome 5 map unlocalized CBS411.78m_5.2, whole genome shotgun sequence DNA contains the following:
- the SEC24 gene encoding COPII subunit (COG:U; EggNog:ENOG503NVER): protein MSGASNDGYGQYPPQQPGDHQQQPPYPDQAYDNAAPIAPGHAADHGRKKKRQYAASAFDVGVGGNVVAGGQPVPGAAPYGAPAAVPAYGGYPAQPEVQPAAYGAQPAQPYGQPAAVGGYQAPDPYYPSAGAVPAPGGVAGLTAGFQGMNLGAGAPGGIPQQQPQQLPPQARAGPLNQLYPTDLLNQPFNVSELDLPPPPIILPPNASVTPSPDANCLPKYVRSTLNAVPTTHSLLKKSKLPFSLVIQPYAALHDLDDPVPVVQDQVISRCRRCRSYINPFVTFLDHGHRWRCNMCNLTNDVPQAFDWDAAAQKSVDRWQRHELNHAVVEFVAPQEYMVRPPQPLVYLFLFDVSYASVSSGLLATAARTIEASLDRIPNADRRTRLGFMAVDSSLHYFSVPKDTDENGETSMLVVSDLDEPFLPVPGELLVPLTESRRSIENFLTKLPKMFEHNQDNGSCMGSALRAGDKLISPLGGKLVVLSASLPNVGHGKLTMREDKKLLGTSKEGSLLQTAATFYKSFAVECSKNQVSIDMFLFSSQYQDVASLSNLPRYTGGQTWFYPGWNAGRAEDAIKFASEFRDYLSSEIGLEAVLRVRATTGLRMSTFYGNFFTRSSDLCAFPAFPRDQCYVVEVAIDENLTKDVVCMQTAVLHTTCNGERRIRVMTLALPTTTNLADVYASADQAAITTYYTHKAVERALGSGLDSARDLLQKTITDLLQTFKKELAGGSMGGGLQFPSNLRGLPALFLGLMKHVGLRKSAQIPSDLRSAALCLLSTLPVPLLMQYIYPRLYSLHDMPDNAGIPDPETSQTVLPPPLNLSSEKFVPYGLYLIDDGQTQFLWVGREAVPQLLVDVFDVADRTQLQVGKATLKELDNDFNERVRAVIQKSRDHKSKGVGSIIVPHLYIVREDGEPSLKLWAQTLLVEDRADQGLSYVQWMGSLREKVVQ, encoded by the exons ATGTCTGGTGCTTCCAACGACGGCTACGGCCAGTACCCGCCCCAGCAGCCCGGcgaccaccagcagcaacctccATATCCCGATCAAGCCTACGATAACGCTGCCCCCATCGCCCCAGGTCACGCCGCCGATCACggcagaaaaaagaagagacaATATGCCGCCAGCGCTTTCGACGTTGGCGTGGGGGGTAACGTTGTAGCGGGAGGGCAGCCCGTCCCAGGGGCAGCTCCATATGGAGCTCCAGCTGCTGTTCCAGCTTATGGAGGTTATCCCGCGCAACCAGAGGTCCAGCCAGCCGCCTATGGCGCTCAACCTGCCCAGCCATACGGCCAGCCCGCTGCTGTCGGCGGTTACCAGGCTCCGGATCCCTACTATCCCTCGGCCGGAGCTGTCCCGGCTCCTGGCGGCGTCGCCGGTCTGACTGCCGGTTTCCAGGGCATGAACCTGGGTGCTGGTGCTCCCGGCGGTAttccacaacagcaaccgcaACAGCTCCCCCCTCAGGCGAGAGCTGGTCCTTTGAATCAGCTTTACCCGACTGATCTCCTCAACCAGCCATTCAATGTGTCTGAATTGgacctccctccaccccccatcatcttgCCTCCCAAC GCGAGCGtcaccccatccccagaTGCGAACTGCCTTCCCAAGTACGTGCGATCCACGCTCAATGCCGTCCCAACGACCCACAGCCTCCTCAAGAAGAGCAAACTTCCCTTTTCGCTGGTGATCCAACCCTATGCCGCCCTCCACGATCTCGATGACCCCGTCCCTGTGGTCCAAGACCAAGTCATCTCCCGCTGCCGGAGATGCAGATCCTACATTAACCCCTTCGTGACCTTCTTGGATCACGGCCACCGGTGGAGATGCAACATGTGCAACCTCACCAACGACGTTCCCCAGGCCTTTGACTGGGATGCTGCTGCGCAGAAGAGTGTGGACCGGTGGCAACGGCACGAGCTCAACCACGCCGTGGTTGAGTTCGTTGCTCCTCAGGAGTACATGGTCAGACCACCCCAACCGCTGGTCTACCTGTTTTTGTTTGATGTCAGCTACGCTTCCGTCTCTAGCGGTCTCCTGGCCACGGCAGCCCGCACTATTGAGGCCAGCCTCGACAGAATACCGAACGCTGACCGCCGTACCCGTCTCGGCTTTATGGCTGTCGATTCGAGCCTGCATTACTTTTCGGTCCCCAAAGACACGGACGAGAATGGCGAAACAAGCATGCTTGTGGTTAGCGATCTTGACGAGCCCTTCCTTCCGGTTCCTGGCGAGCTGTTGGTTCCCCTGACCGAGTCCCGCCGGAGTATCGAAAACTTCCTCACCAAACTTCCCAAGATGTTTGAGCATAATCAGGATAATGGCTCTTGCATGGGCTCTGCTCTTCGTGCAGGAGACAAACTGATCTCTCCCTTGGGTGGCAAGCTTGTTGTTTTGAGCGCATCACTGCCTAATGTCGGACACGGAAAGCTCACAATGAGAGAGGACAAGAAGCTTCTGGGTACTTCTAAGGAAGGCTCTCTGCTTCAGACTGCCGCTACGTTCTACAAGTCCTTTGCGGTGGAGTGTTCCAAGAACCAGGTGTCGATTGACATGTTCCTCTTCTCATCGCAATATCAGGATGTGGCTTCTCTGAGCAATCTCCCGAGATATACGGGTGGTCAGACGTGGTTTTATCCTGGGTGGAACGCTGGGCGTGCCGAGGATGCTATCAAGTTTGCCTCTGAATTCAGGGACTATCTGTCTTCGGAGATTGGGTTGGAAGCTGTCCTTCGCGTGCGTGCTACTACCGGCTTGCGCATGAGTACGTTTTATGGCAACTTTTTCACCCGAAGCTCCGACTTGTGTGCTTTCCCGGCATTCCCTCGCGACCAGTGCtatgtggtggaggtggcgatTGATGAGAATTTGACCAAGGATGTTGTTTGCATGCAGACGGCCGTCTTGCACACGACTTGCAACGGCGAGCGCCGCATCCGCGTCATGACGCTTGCTCTGCCCACCACGACCAACCTTGCCGATGTGTACGCTTCGGCCGACCaggccgccatcaccacataCTACACGCACAAGGCTGTTGAAAGAGCATTGGGCAGCGGTTTGGATTCGGCGAGAGATCTTCTCCAGAAAACAATCACGGACCTTTTACAGACGTTCAAGAAAGAGCTGGCAGGCGGCAGCATGGGCGGTGGACTCCAGTTCCCATCCAACTTGCGTGGCCTTCCAGCACTGTTCCTCGGCTTGATGAAGCATGTTGGTCTGAGGAAGTCGGCCCAGATTCCATCGGATCTGAGGTCGGCTGCTCTGTGCCTTCTTTCTACTCTTCCGGTTCCTCTTTTGATGCAGTACATCTACCCCCGGCTGTACTCTCTTCACGATATGCCTGACAATGCCGGTATTCCGGACCCCGAAACAAGTCAAACCGTGCTCCCGCCCCCTCTCAACTTGTCATCAGAAAAGTTTGTTCCCTACGGTCTGTATCTGATTGACGACGGGCAAACACAATTCCTGTGGGTGGGTCGCGAAGCGGTGCCTCAGCTTCTTGTTGATGTGTTTGATGTTGCGGACCGGACGCAGCTCCAGGTTGGCAAGGCCACACTCAAGGAGCTGGACAATGACTTCAATGAGCGGGTCCGGGCTGTCATTCAGAAGAGTCGAGACCACAAGTCCAAGGGCGTGGGAAGCATCATCGTCCCGCATCTCTACATTGTTCGGGAGGATGGCGAGCCTAGCTTGAAGCTATGGGCTCAGACATTGCTGGTGGAGGACCGGGCGGACCAAGGACTGAGCTACGTACAATGGATGGGCTCCTTGAGAGAAAAG GTTGTTCAATAA
- the tmk1 gene encoding mitogen activated protein kinase (COG:T; EggNog:ENOG503NUS8) — MSNAQARGGARKISFNVSEQYDIQDVVGEGAYGVVCSAIHKPSGQKVAIKKITPFDHSMFCLRTLREMKLLRYFNHENIISILDIQKPRSYESFNEVYLIQELMETDMHRVIRTQELSDDHCQYFIYQTLRALKAMHSANVLHRDLKPSNLLLNANCDLKVCDFGLARSAASQEDNSGFMTEYVATRWYRAPEIMLTFKEYTKAIDVWSVGCILAEMLSGKPLFPGKDYHHQLTLILDVLGTPTMEDYYGIKSRRAREYIRSLPFKKKVPFRTLFPNTSDMALDLLEKLLAFNPVKRITVEEALKHPYLEPYHDPEDEPTAPPIPEEFFDFDKHKDNLSKEQLKQLIYQEIMR; from the exons ATGAGTAACGCACAAGCTCGGGGCGGTGCCCGGAAGATTTCCTTCAATGTCAGCGAGCAGTACGACATCCAGGATGTTGTTGGCGAAGGTGCCTATGGTGTGGTTTG CTCTGCCATCCACAAGCCCTCAGGCCAAAAGgttgccatcaagaagatcacGCCCTTTGATCACTCCATGTTCTGCCTGCGGACGTTGCGTGAAATGAAGCTCCTCCGGTACTTCAACCATGAGAACATCATCTCCATTCTCGATATTCAGAAGCCTAGAAGCTACGAATCATTTAATGAGGTCTACCTCATCCAG GAGCTGATGGAGACCGATATGCACCGCGTCATCCGCACACAGGAGCTCTCGGACGATCATTGCCAGTACTTCATCTACCAGACGCTGCGTGCCCTCAAGGCCATGCACTCTGCCAACGTTCTCCACCGCGATTTGAAGCCTTCCAACTTGCTTCTCAATGCCAACTGCGATCTCAAAGTGTGCGATTTCGGTCTGGCTCGTTCGGCGGCGTCACAGGAGGACAACTCGGGTTTCATGACAGAATACGTTGCCACCCGTTGGTACCGTGCGCCCGAGATCATGTTGACCTTCAAAGAGTACACCAAGGCTATTGACGTCTGGTCGGTGGGCTGCATTCTCGCCGAGATGCTCAGCGGCAAGCCCCTGTTCCCAGGCAAGGACT accaccaccagcttaccctcatcctcgacgtCCTCGGCACGCCAACAATGGAGGATTATTATGGCATCAAGTCCAGACGCGCGCGCGAGTACATCCGGTCGCTTCccttcaagaagaaggtgccCTTCCGCACGCTCTTCCCCAACACGTCCGACATGGCtctcgacctcctcgagAAGCTGTTGGCCTTCAACCCCGTCAAGCGCATCACCGTCGAGGAGGCGCTCAAGCACCCATACCTCGAGCCGTACCACGACCCCGAGGACGAGCCGACCGCGCCGCCAATCCCCGAGGAGttctttgact